In Mercurialis annua linkage group LG6, ddMerAnnu1.2, whole genome shotgun sequence, the following are encoded in one genomic region:
- the LOC126653745 gene encoding uncharacterized protein LOC126653745: MAEIRDDSLQAVSVQLDGKNYAYWSYVMKNFLKGKQKWGYISGDFVKPEDGTTADYVSLLDKWEVANSKIITWINNSVKHSMGTQLAKYETAKEVWDHLSRLYTQSNFAKQYQLESDIRALQQKSMSIQEFYDAMTDLWDQLALTESAELRGFGPYIARREEQRLVQFLMALRDEFEGLRGSILHRHKLPSVDSVVSELLAEEIRLKPSVVKEVSTVSTPSVFAMPPRPNFYPQVRPYGTVARDECSFCKQKGHWKSQCPKLGKGKQQYTQQQPHQQSQQWSYRPPAPHNGPPLLPRPHNALTTSSLDPSMVEQFQQFLASQSHAMAASSQIGLSSSSSGSKVSGSDWDRP; the protein is encoded by the exons atggctGAAATTCGAGATGATTCGCTTCAAGCAGTTAGTGTTCAGTTAGATGGTAAAAATTATGCATATTGGAGTTATGTGATGAAAAATTTCTTGAAGGGTAAACAAAAGTGGGGTTATATTTCGGGTGATTTTGTCAAGCCTGAGGATGGCACAACTGCTGATTATGTGTCTCTGTTAGATAAGTGGGAAGTTGCTAATTCCAAAATTATTACTTGGATCAATAATTCTGTTAAGCATTCGATGGGTACCCAGTTAGCAAAATATGAGACAGCTAAGGAGGTTTGGGATCATCTATCTAGACTGTACACACAGTCTAACTTTGCAAAACAATATCAGTTGGAGTCTGATATTCGTGCTCTGCAGCAGAAAAGCATGAGTATTCAGGAATTTTATGATGCTATGACAGATTTGTGGGATCAACTGGCTCTCACAGAATCTGCTGAATTACGAGGCTTTGGGCCTTATATTGCACGAAGAGAGGAGCAGAGATTGGTACAGTTCTTAATGGCTCTTCGTGATGAGTTTGAAGGACTTCGTGGGTCCATTCTGCATCGTCATAAGCTGCCTTCTGTTGATTCTGTTGTTAGTGAACTTTTGGCTGAGGAAATTCGTCTTAAGCCTTCTGTTGTAAAGGAAGTTTCTACGGTCTCTACTCCATCAGTCTTCGCCATGCCTCCACGACCAAACTTTTATCCTCAAGTCAGGCCGTATGGAACTGTTGCTCGTGATGAATGTAGTTTTTGTAAACAGAAAGGTCATTGGAAATCACAATGTCCAAAGTTGGGTAAAGGAAAGCAGCAATATACTCAGCAACAACCCCATCAGCAGTCTCAGCAGTGGAGTTACCGACCACCAGCTCCTCATAATGGACCTCCTCTTCTTCCTCGTCCTCACAATGCATTGACGACTTCTTCTTTAGATCCATCAATGGTTGAGCAGTTTCAACAGTTCCTTGCATCTCAGTCACATGCCATGGCAGCTTCATCTCAAATAGGTTTGTCATCTAGTTCGTCAG GATCCAAAGTCTCAGGAAGTGATTGGGACCGGCCATAG